ATTATAAGGGGTGGTTCCACCTGGGCTCGTCTGAAGCTAGAGATAGAGATGTGGCAAGGGACTTTTGAGATGACCAAAATAGAAAGTGAGATGATAAAGAGTATGATGGAAGACCAGCAGTTAATGCAGTCTTTTAGGGACGCCAAGTATGATTTACTTCTTACAGATCCACTCTTGTTTGGAGGTGTTCTTTTGGGGCACTATCTCAAACTGCCCATCGTCTACAATATACGTTGGACGATGTATAGTGAAGCGCATTTTGCGATAGCCCCTTCTCCACTTTCTTATGTTCCTTTTCCGATGGTGGAGTTATCAGACCGCATGAGCTTTTTTCAAAGAGTGAAAAATATAGTGATGTACTCTGTAGCTGAAGCTATGGGCGCTTTTCTGTTTGCTCCAAATTATGATGCACTTTGTGAACAGTTCATTGGCCCAGGAGTGTCCTTCCTTACCTTACTTCAAAGTGCTGATCTGTGGCTCCATAgggttgattttgtttttgaattccCACGTCCCACTATGCCAAACATCGTCTACATGGGTGGTTTTCAATGCAAGCCATCAAAGCCTCTTCCCCAAGACCTGGAGGACTTTGTGCAGAGCTCTGGTGATCATGGTGTCATCATCATGTCTCTGGGCACTCTTGTTGGTCAGCTTCCTGATGATGTCGCTGAGGCGATTGCTGAAGCTTTTGCAGAACTTCCACAGAAGATCATCTGGAGGTACAAAGGAAAGAGGCCATCTGCACTGGGAAACAACACCTTAATATTGGACTGGATGCCTCAGAATGATCTTCTGGGTCATCCTAAGACCAGAGCCTTTGTGGCACATGGAGGAACCAATGGGATTCAAGAAGCCATTTACCACGGGGTACCAATCATTGGATTTGGGCTGATTTTTGACCAGCCCGATAATCTTAATAAGATGAAAGTAAGGGGTGTAGCCAATAATGTAGACTTTGCCACAGTGGATAAGGACtcctttctcaaaactgtcaaaGGGGTCctttatgatccctcttatcgGGAGAACATGCAGAGGCTCTCAAGGCTTCACAAGGACGTTCCAGTGAAACCTCTGGACAACGCCATCTTCTGGATTGAGTTTGTTATGAGGCACAAAGGTGCTGCTCACTTGCGTACAGAGTCGTACAAAATGCCCTGGTACTCCTATCACTCTGTTGATGTCATACTGTTCCTGCTTTCTGCTGTGTTGCTCGTAACCCTAAGCATATATGCAATAATCAGATATTTCTGCTGTAGAATatgtttaagaaaaacaaaaaacaaacttgaATGACTTAGAAGCTATTCTGTatttcaaaaatgaattatGTCAGGTCTGTCATGGTTTCAAATTAACTTGTGATTTTGTTCTCATTTAggttttccttttcattttatgcTGATATTTCACCATTCCATGCATGACATAAAGGTGTGTTGTAccaatctgaattaaaattttgaattgaaacaaaaatattgtaacTAATAATAACTGCTGATGTTTTAATGCCTTGGCCTTTGTGTATCAGGTGAGCAAAGTtcattaaaaatggaaaaaaaaaaataatacaacaaatgCACTGACTTGTAGGGCCAAcaatatacattaaattgaaATGATGTGTACAGGCAAGCACCACACACACGTTttccagaaaatgtgaaaatatatattttcttctaCGTTTTCTAAGAATTATACCACATTGCTtctaaatttttaaacaaaacacttgTTATTTGTCAGAGCAATGCTAATATCACTACAGCAGCATCAATACTGCAAATACAactagcaaaacaaaacatacagcatTTGTACAATgtagtcattttctaaactaatCTATGAGCTAGTTCTTTCAGTGATTCAAATACTGAATTCAGAACTGCATACTAACAATACTCctactatttttactataaaCTAACATGTCAGAAATAGTAAGTGTAGTATGCTAGTATGTGGTTCCAAATTCAGCAAAATGCATATAATGCAACAAGCAAACCTCAAACAAATGATTTCTTGGtgttggttctttttagtgactTACGCACATACAGCTTGCAACTTACTGTGTTATGTTGTATTGAGAACTCATTAAGCTTTAATagattaatatttattgtttgtatgacagtattaacttaaaaatacaCATGAATTTTGTCAACAGTAGCTATTTTGTAAGAATatataaactaattaaatatttcatcgtatttttttagattattttgatatacatttttatttcaaatgtttttatgtaacaCTATATGTTAATCAATTAAATTTAGAGAATCAGTTTGATTTGATGGTGACCTATGGTGCCATTTCACATGATTTCTTACatactgaaactaaaaataaatattatattaaagtaagCAACCTTGACTGTGTCTGTGTCAAAGTCATTCTGTTCTTTCAGTCTATAATCCtaatatgtaaccctggaccacaaaaccagtcttaagtagcacgggtatatttttagcaatagccaaaaattcattgtatacgaaattatcgatttttcttttatgccaaaaatcattaggagtTAAagtgttctatgaagatatttggtaaatgtcctaccataaatacattaaaaaaaaaaaaaaagattagtaacatgcattgctaagaatgccatttggacaaatttacatgtgattttctcaatattttgatttttttgcaccctcagattcctgatgatcaaatagttgtatctcaactaaatattgtcctatcctaacaaaccatacatcagtggaaagcttatttattcagctttcaaatgatgtttgaatctcattttcaaaaaattgacccctggttttgtggtccagagtcacatataatatatgaaGTATTGGCCATTTAAGTATCTTCAGCGCACTTATCTAGTCTACACCCAGgtaaattacatgacaaaattCTATATGGTAGCTCATTAACTAGGGCTTTACAGGTAAATGCCCTTTATCCCATTAAAGATGGTTAAATAAGCCTATCAGCATGCACAACGAGACCAAAGAAGAGTAAATGCTTGTAGTTTTGTGACTTACGCTACACTCAGGGCTGACCTGGTAATGATTGTGCATGCTGCGTGTTTATGGgtaagaatatattttataatatgaacAGCACAGAGATGACAAGAAACAGTTTCTTAATATTACTATTAgatgtgtttttctgttttctttaccagttttttaaaaaagatttttaacatttgcCTTGACTTCATAtaggtgttttttctttttttgcagattTGAATGTCATCTAATTAATACAAACCAGGTGAGTATATGCTCTTGGTCACTAGAATTAATTGTGTCtgatcaaaaaaaataaataaataaaaatcagcattgCTTTGTTCACTGATTGTTTAAGACAGTCACCGACTGAAATACAGTTAGATCATCTACACTAGTCATTCACTTGCAAACTTTTTAAGTGGgtacaaaaaaaacaggcaaCATGCTGTACACTAAATGGCCACGAATCACACGCTACTATACCTTCAAATCTTTGATCACAACAAACCCATACAGAAGCATGTGGCTCATTGCTAGGACACTGCATGACAAATTAAAATGGCGTGTACTAAAATTGGTTCATAATATCAAACGCGTTTATCCTACTGAATGGAATCACAGTCTCAAACTAAAAAAGTGTGCATCATTTTCGGTAAAATGCATCCAGACTGCAAGTCTGGGAAAAAGACGTGTAGTGTTGCTTCTTTGCGTTGGCTTGCTAGCATTTAACTTTAcagtttgttcaaaaacatcacagatgcaatgttgaaatgaatgaacaatTTAAACTCCAATAATATTACAACTTGACATACTTAACTGGTTCTATCAGTAGGTTACAGTAATCTTACTCTGTTGGTTTACAGCAGGTGTCATGAACAGACAAATTTTTCAGTCATGTGGCCAAATCACATTAACCCTTCTGCTGCTGATGACTGTCCCAGATGTACAAAGCGGGAAGGTGCTTGTCTTTCCTGTGGATGGCAGTCACTGGCtcaacatgaacatcttggttgagGCACTTCATGCCAAAGGTCACAATATCACAGTCCTTCGGATGCCAGACAGCTGGTACATCAAAGAATTCTCACCTCACTACACGTCAATCACTCTGAATTCTCCTGGAGGATTTGAAGAAGAATTCTTTGAGTCATTTGCATTCAAACTTATGAAAATTCTGAGGGATGGTTCCACCTGGGCTCATCTGAAGCTGGAGATAGAGATGtgggaaaatgttttaaagatgtttaaagTAAAAAGTGAGATGATAGTCAACATGTTTGAAGACCAAGAGCTAATGCAGTCCTTGAAAGATGCCAACTATGATTTGGTTCTTACAGATCCAGTCGAATTTGGAGGCATCCTATTGAGTCACCATCTCAAACTGCCCATTGTCTACAATGTTCGCTGGACAGTGTACAGTGAGGCTCATTTTGCAATAGCCCCTTCTCCACTTTCTTATGTTCCTTTTCCAATGAAGGAGTTATCAGACCGCATGAGTTTCTTGGAAAGAGTGAAGAATGTTGTGATGTACATCATAACTCAAACACAAGTCGTTTTTATGGTCGCTCCGATGTATAATGCACTTTGTGAACGGTTTGTGGGTCCCGGAGTATCTTTTGTTACCTTAGTTCAGAGTGCTGATCTGTGGCTCCATAGagttgactttatttttgaattccCACGTCCCACTATGCCGAACATCGTCTACATGGGAGGTTTTCAATGCAAGCCATCAAAGCCTCTTCCGCAAGACCTGGAGGACTTTGTGCAGAGCT
This genomic window from Labeo rohita strain BAU-BD-2019 chromosome 1, IGBB_LRoh.1.0, whole genome shotgun sequence contains:
- the LOC127167530 gene encoding UDP-glucuronosyltransferase 2C1 isoform X15: MNGQFFQSCGQILIALLLTSLPAVQSGKVLVFPVDGSHWVNMNILVEALHAQGHNITVIRMADSWYIKEFSPHYTSVTVNAPGGFDEEFFETFAFRLMQIIRGGSTWARLKLEIEMWQGTFEMTKIESEMIKSMMEDQQLMQSFRDAKYDLLLTDPLLFGGVLLGHYLKLPIVYNIRWTMYSEAHFAIAPSPLSYVPFPMVELSDRMSFFQRVKNIVMYSVAEAMGAFLFAPNYDALCEQFIGPGVSFLTLLQSADLWLHRVDFVFEFPRPTMPNIVYMGGFQCKPSKPLPQDLEDFVQSSGDHGVIIMSLGTLVGQLPDDVAEAIAEAFAELPQKIIWRYKGKRPSALGNNTLILDWMPQNDLLGHPKTRAFVAHGGTNGIQEAIYHGVPIIGFGLIFDQPDNLNKMKVRGVANNVDFATVDKDSFLKTVKGVLYDPSYRENMQRLSRLHKDVPVKPLDNAIFWIEFVMRHKGAAHLRTESYKMPWYSYHSVDVILFLLSAVSLITLSIYAIIRYFCCRICLRKTKNKLK
- the LOC127167530 gene encoding UDP-glucuronosyltransferase 2A3 isoform X9, with product MNRQIFQSCGQITLTLLLLMTVPDVQSGKVLVFPVDGSHWLNMNILVEALHAKGHNITVLRMPDSWYIKEFSPHYTSITLNSPGGFEEEFFESFAFKLMKILRDGSTWAHLKLEIEMWENVLKMFKVKSEMIVNMFEDQELMQSLKDANYDLVLTDPVEFGGILLSHHLKLPIVYNVRWTVYSEAHFAIAPSPLSYVPFPMKELSDRMSFLERVKNVVMYIITQTQVVFMVAPMYNALCERFVGPGVSFVTLVQSADLWLHRVDFIFEFPRPTMPNIVYMGGFQCKPSKPLPQDLEDFVQSSGDHGVILMSLGTLIGQLPDDVAEAIAEAFAELPQKIIWRYKGKRPSALGNNTLIMDWMPQNDLLGHPKTKAFVAHGGTNGIQEAIYHGVPIIGFGLIFDQPDNLFKMRVKGVAKTLDFATVDKDSFLKTVKEVLYDPSYRENMQRLSRLHKDVPVKPLDNAIFWIEFVMRHKGAAHLRTESYKMPWYSYHSVDVILFLLSAVSLITLSIYAIIRYFCCRICKRKAKNKSE
- the LOC127167530 gene encoding UDP-glucuronosyltransferase 2C1 isoform X16, translating into MNGQFFQSCGQILIALLLTSLPAVQSGKVLVFPVDGSHWVNMNILVEALHAQGHNITVIRMADSWYIKEFSPHYTSVTVNAPGGFDEEFFETFAFRLMQIIRGGSTWARLKLEIEMWQGTFEMTKIESEMIKSMMEDQQLMQSFRDAKYDLLLTDPLLFGGVLLGHYLKLPIVYNIRWTMYSEAHFAIAPSPLSYVPFPMVELSDRMSFFQRVKNIVMYSVAEAMGAFLFAPNYDALCEQFIGPGVSFLTLLQSADLWLHRVDFVFEFPRPTMPNIVYMGGFQCKPSKPLPQDLEDFVQSSGDHGVIIMSLGTLVGQLPDDVAEAIAEAFAELPQKIIWRYKGKRPSALGNNTLILDWMPQNDLLGHPKTRAFVAHGGTNGIQEAIYHGVPIIGFGLIFDQPDNLNKMKVRGVANNVDFATVDKDSFLKTVKGVLYDPSYRENMQRLSRLHKDVPVKPLDNAIFWIEFVMRHKGAAHLNTESYKMPWYSYHSVDVILFLISAVSLIFLSIYAVIRYFCCRICMRKTKNKLE
- the LOC127167530 gene encoding UDP-glucuronosyltransferase 2C1 isoform X12, with protein sequence MNRQIFQSCGQITLTLLLLMTVPDVQSGKVLVFPVDGSHWLNMNILVEALHAKGHNITVLRMPDSWYIKEFSPHYTSITLNSPGGFEEEFFESFAFKLMKILRDGSTWAHLKLEIEMWENVLKMFKVKSEMIVNMFEDQELMQSLKDANYDLVLTDPVEFGGILLSHHLKLPIVYNVRWTVYSEAHFAIAPSPLSYVPFPMKELSDRMSFLERVKNVVMYIITQTQVVFMVAPMYNALCERFVGPGVSFVTLVQSADLWLHRVDFIFEFPRPTMPNIVYMGGFQCKPSKPLPQDLEDFVQSSGDHGVIIMSLGTLIGQLPDDVAEAIAEAFAELPQKIIWRYKGRRPSALGNNTLILDWMPQNDLLGHPKTRAFVAHGGTNGIQEAIYHGVPIIGLGLIFDQPDNLHKMKVRGVAKIVDFATVDKDSFLKTVKEVLYDPSYRENMQRLSKLHKDVPVKPLDNAIFWIEFVMRHKGAAHLNTESYKMPWYSYHSVDVILFLISAVSLIFLSIYAVIRYFCCRICMRKTKNKLE
- the LOC127167530 gene encoding UDP-glucuronosyltransferase 2A3 isoform X4 codes for the protein MNRQIFQSCGQITLTLLLLMTVPDVQSGKVLVFPVDGSHWLNMNILVEALHAKGHNITVLRMPDSWYIKEFSPHYTSITLNSPGGFEEEFFESFAFKLMKILRDGSTWAHLKLEIEMWENVLKMFKVKSEMIVNMFEDQELMQSLKDANYDLVLTDPVEFGGILLSHHLKLPIVYNVRWTVYSEAHFAIAPSPLSYVPFPMKELSDRMSFLERVKNVVMYIITQTQVVFMVAPMYNALCERFVGPGVSFVTLVQSADLWLHRVDFIFEFPRPTMPNIVYMGGFQCKPSKPLPQDLEDFVQSSGDHGVIIMSLGTLIGQLPDDVAEAIAEAFAELPQKIIWRYKGKRPSALGSNTLILDWMPQNDLLGHPKTRAFVAHGGTNGIQEAIYHGVPIIGLGLIFDQPDNLFKMRVKGVAKTLDFATVDKDSFLKTVKEVLYDPSYRENMQRLSRLHKDVPVKPLDNAIFWIEFVMRHKGAAHLRTESYKMPWYSYHSVDVILFLLSAVSLITLSIYAIIRYFCCRICLRKTKNKLK
- the LOC127167530 gene encoding UDP-glucuronosyltransferase 2A3 isoform X8, with amino-acid sequence MNRQIFQSCGQITLTLLLLMTVPDVQSGKVLVFPVDGSHWLNMNILVEALHAKGHNITVLRMPDSWYIKEFSPHYTSITLNSPGGFEEEFFESFAFKLMKILRDGSTWAHLKLEIEMWENVLKMFKVKSEMIVNMFEDQELMQSLKDANYDLVLTDPVEFGGILLSHHLKLPIVYNVRWTVYSEAHFAIAPSPLSYVPFPMKELSDRMSFLERVKNVVMYIITQTQVVFMVAPMYNALCERFVGPGVSFVTLVQSADLWLHRVDFIFEFPRPTMPNIVYMGGFQCKPSKPLPQDLEDFVQSSGDHGVIIMSLGTLIGQLPDDVAEAIAEAFAELPQKIIWRYKGKRPSALGNNTLIMDWMPQNDLLGHPKTKAFVAHGGTNGIQEAIYHGVPIIGFGLIFDQPDNLFKMRVKGVAKTLDFATVDKDSFLKTVKEVLYDPSYRENMQRLSRLHKDVPVKPLDNAIFWIEFVMRHKGAAHLRTESYKMPWYSYHSVDVILFLLSAVSLITLSIYAIIRYFCCRICKRKAKNKSE
- the LOC127167530 gene encoding UDP-glucuronosyltransferase 2C1 isoform X10, with product MNRQIFQSCGQITLTLLLLMTVPDVQSGKVLVFPVDGSHWLNMNILVEALHAKGHNITVLRMPDSWYIKEFSPHYTSITLNSPGGFEEEFFESFAFKLMKILRDGSTWAHLKLEIEMWENVLKMFKVKSEMIVNMFEDQELMQSLKDANYDLVLTDPVEFGGILLSHHLKLPIVYNVRWTVYSEAHFAIAPSPLSYVPFPMKELSDRMSFLERVKNVVMYIITQTQVVFMVAPMYNALCERFVGPGVSFVTLVQSADLWLHRVDFIFEFPRPTMPNIVYMGGFQCKPSKPLPQDLEDFVQSSGDHGVIIMSLGTLIGQLPDDVAEAIAEAFAELPQKIIWRYKGKRPSALGSNTLILDWMPQNDLLGHPKTRAFVAHGGTNGIQEAIYHGVPIIGLGLIFDQPDNLFKMRVKGVAKTLDFATVDKDSFLKTVKEVLYDPSYRENMQRLSRLHKDVPVKPLDNAIFWIEFVMRHKGAAHLNTESYKMPWYSYHSVDVILFLISAVSLIFLSIYAVIRYFCCRICMRKTKNKLE
- the LOC127167530 gene encoding UDP-glucuronosyltransferase 2C1 isoform X14, whose product is MNGQFFQSCGQILIALLLTSLPAVQSGKVLVFPVDGSHWVNMNILVEALHAQGHNITVIRMADSWYIKEFSPHYTSVTVNAPGGFDEEFFETFAFRLMQIIRGGSTWARLKLEIEMWQGTFEMTKIESEMIKSMMEDQQLMQSFRDAKYDLLLTDPLLFGGVLLGHYLKLPIVYNIRWTMYSEAHFAIAPSPLSYVPFPMVELSDRMSFFQRVKNIVMYSVAEAMGAFLFAPNYDALCEQFIGPGVSFLTLLQSADLWLHRVDFVFEFPRPTMPNIVYMGGFQCKPSKPLPQDLEDFVQSSGDHGVIIMSLGTLVGQLPDDVAEAIAEAFAELPQKIIWRYKGKRPSALGNNTLILDWMPQNDLLGHPKTRAFVAHGGTNGIQEAIYHGVPIIGFGLIFDQPDNLNKMKVRGVANNVDFATVDKDSFLKTVKGVLYDPSYRENMQRLSRLHKDVPVKPLDNAIFWIEFVMRHKGAAHLRTESYKMPWYSYHSVDVILFLLSAVSLITLSIYAIIRYFCCRICKRKAKNKSE
- the LOC127167530 gene encoding UDP-glucuronosyltransferase 2C1 isoform X11, which translates into the protein MNRQIFQSCGQITLTLLLLMTVPDVQSGKVLVFPVDGSHWLNMNILVEALHAKGHNITVLRMPDSWYIKEFSPHYTSITLNSPGGFEEEFFESFAFKLMKILRDGSTWAHLKLEIEMWENVLKMFKVKSEMIVNMFEDQELMQSLKDANYDLVLTDPVEFGGILLSHHLKLPIVYNVRWTVYSEAHFAIAPSPLSYVPFPMKELSDRMSFLERVKNVVMYIITQTQVVFMVAPMYNALCERFVGPGVSFVTLVQSADLWLHRVDFIFEFPRPTMPNIVYMGGFQCKPSKPLPQDLEDFVQSSGDHGVIIMSLGTLIGQLPDDVAEAIAEAFAELPQKIIWRYKGKRPSALGSNTLILDWMPQNDLLGHPKTRAFVAHGGTNGIQEAIYHGVPIIGLGLIFDQPDNLFKMRVKGVAKTLDFATVDKDSFLKTVKEVLYDPSYRENMQRLSKLHKDVPVKPLDNAIFWIEFVMRHKGAAHLNTESYKMPWYSYHSVDVILFLISAVSLIFLSIYAVIRYFCCRICMRKTKNKLE